Proteins encoded within one genomic window of Humulus lupulus chromosome 1, drHumLupu1.1, whole genome shotgun sequence:
- the LOC133829778 gene encoding uncharacterized protein LOC133829778 encodes MTATIIKEHLYFHGIDKSYKIWYWHGEELHVTPDPPMMNEDQNYIQLDREDNLDEMIDDAYYQSEVDPVKFENLLNDAEKPIYSGCTKFSKLLALLRLYNIKAKNGWSDKSFTELLVFLKDLLPEENEMPVSFYEAKKTTCSIGLQYEKIHACPNDCVLYRNSLVDANSCPTCGVSRWKKKRNLEEVKEGVPAKVLCYIPPIPRLIRFYRNVDHAKNLTWHANERIKDGRLRHPTDSPAWKTVDFEWPSFANEPRNIRLGLSTDGINPHTSLSSKYSCWPVMLVIYNLPPWLCMKRKFTLLTLLISGPKQPGNDIDVYLAPLIDDLKTLWNEGVRAYDAYRKEEFTLRAVLLWTINDFPAYRNLSGYSLKGYKACPICEEKTFSQYLKHSRKFKVGKPIICPIKKKKGRGKSVGKDKTEVSLTSADESTSPWKKKSIFFELEYWEKLLLQHNLDVMHIEKNVCDSLIGTLLNIPSKSKDGIKARKDLAALGLRKNLHPKAGSNRTFLPAACYTLTKDEKKELCNCLYNIKVPEGYSSNIRTLVDMQNLNLVGMRSHDCHVLFQHILPVAIREEAIEFCSEYLHGVTSVGDQSILNKSNGGYGGKGGVICSITQDERHEAHCLVLQNIDEIQPYIENHFVWLRKKYPSKSKNQKWIQDEHYRTFSTWLENKVAIEVTHTLCHVSDIVKWISRGPSLNVFKYPSYIVNGTQFNTLEQDNVRTTQNSGVCIVAKTVQISSSKDKNPVECDMTFYGVIQEIWELDYTTTRVPVFLCDWVKSDKGVKVDDLDKKWSVVVPTQPIDWRDKENDVHDLPLLQHPVTIPEPQLTEYPIDDGVDDDDICLHFDGDDISMADPRGFDNDCPLPGLDDDCPLPGLENNVGQEENDDTAIVHVRSVRGLCTMPDIAKMRSEGVKVLIKFNEYGQVIGTMRSKLGSMIGSTIKRLHLT; translated from the exons atgactgcCACAATAATAAAAGAGCACTTATATTTCCACgggatagacaaaagttataaaatatggtattggcatggTGAAGAGCTTCATGTTACTCCGGACCCTCCTATGATGAATGAAGATCAGAATTATATTCAATTGGATCGTGAGGATaatttagatgaaatgattgacgatgcATATTATCAATCAGAAGTAGATCCCGTTAAGTTTGAAAATCTTCTTAATGACGCTGAAAAGCCGATTTACTCTGGTTGCACTAAATTTTCAAAGTTGTTAGCCCTTCTTAGATTGTACAATATAAAAGCCAAAAATGGATGGAGTGATAAGAGTTTCACGGAATTGTTAGTTTTTTTGAAAGATTTACTGCCTGAAGAAAATGAGATGCCCGTATCATTTTACGAGGCTAAGAAAACTACGTGCTCAATAGgcttgcaatatgaaaaaatacatgcttgtcctaatgaTTGCGTATTATATCGGAATAGCCTTGTAGATGCGAattcgtgtcctacttgtggtgtgtccagatggaaaaagaaaaggaatttAGAGGAAGTTAAGGAAGGAGTACCAGCAAAAGTTTTGTgttatattcctccaattcctcgTTTGATTCGATTTTATCGAAATGTTGATCATGCTAAGAATTTGACTTGGCATGCAAATGAGAGAATAAAGGACGGTAGACTTAGACATCCTACTGACTCACCAGCGTGGAAGACAGTAGATTTTGAATGGCCTTCATTTGCCAATGAACCTagaaatattcgtctaggtctttctaCGGATGGAATTAATCCTCATACTTCTCTcagtagtaagtatagttgttggcctgttatgctagtCATATATAATTTACCGCCATGGCTTTGTATGAAAAGGAAGTTTACCTTACTGACCTTGCTGATAtctggacctaaacaacctggtaacgaTATTGACGTCTACTTAGCTCCCCTAattgatgacttgaaaactttatgGAATGAAGGAGTTAGGGCTTATGATGCATACCGAAAAGAAGAATTTACCCTTCgagcggtgttgttatggacaATCAACGACTTCCCCGCTTATCGAAATTTATCTGGTTACAGTTTAaaaggatacaaagcttgtcctatttGTGAGGAGAAGACTTTCTCTCAATATTTGAAACATTCTCGCAAG TTTAAGGTAGGAAAACCTATTATTTGTCCaattaagaagaagaagggtcGTGGAAAGAGTGTTGGCAAGGATAAGACTGAAGTTAGTTTGACTAGTGCGGATGAGTCTACAAGTCCTTGGAagaaaaaatcaattttctttgagCTTGAATATTGGGAAAAGTTACTTTTGCAACATAATTTAGATGtcatgcacattgagaaaaatgtgtgtgatagtctaatAGGAACTTTGTTAAATATTCCAAGTAAAAGTAAGGACGGTATTAAAGCTCGGAAAGACTTGGCTGCATTGGGCTTGCGAAAAAACCTACATCCAAAAGCTGGCTCTAATAGAACATTTTTACCAGCAGCTTGTTACACACTCACTAAGGATGAGAAAAAAGAACTTTGCAATTGTCTATACAATATTAAAGTTCCAGAAGGGTATTCTTCAAACATAAGAACGTTGGTGGATATGCAGAATTTGAATTTAGTCGGCATGagatctcatgattgtcatgtccTATTCCAACACATTCTACCTGTGGCTATTCGTG aagaaGCCATTGAATTTTGTTCAGAATACTTGCATGGTGTGACAAGCGTGGGCGATCAATCTATATTAAATAAAAGTAATGGTGGTTATGGTGGAAAAGGTGGTGTTATATGCTCAATAACTCAAGATGAAAGACATGAAGCACACTGTCTTGTATTGCAAAACATTGATGAGATTCAACCTTACATCGA GAATCATTTTGTTTGGCTTAGGAAAAAATATCCATCTAAGTCAAAGAACCAAAAATGGATCCAAGATGAACACTATCGTACGTTTAGTACTTGGTTAGAGAACAAG gTTGCAATTGAAGTGACCCACACGTTGTGTCATGTATCAGACAtagttaagtggatttctcgTGGTCCTTCTCTGAATGTGTTTAAGTACCCATCATACATCGTCAACGGTACTCAATTCAATACTTTGGAACAAGATAATGTAAgaaccacacagaatagtggagtttGTATTGTAGCAAAAACTGTGCAAATCTCTAGTTCAAAGGACAAAAATCCTGTAGagtgtgatatgacattttatggagtAATCCAAGAAATTTGGGAATTAGATTATACTACAACTAGAGTGCCGGTCTTCttatgtgattgggtgaaaagtgacaaggGAGTAAAGGTTGATGATTTAG ACAAGAAATGGTCAGTCGTGGTTCCTACTCAACCGATAGATTGGAGAGACAAAGAGAATGATGTACATGACTTACCACTCCTTCAACACCCTGTCACAATTCCCGAACCACAGCTTACCGAATACCCTATTGATGATGGTGTAGATGACGATGATATTTGTTTGCATTTTGATGGTGACG ATATTTCCATGGCTGATCCAAGAGGTTTTGATAATGATTGTCCACTTCCTGGACTTGATGATGATTGTCCACTTCctggacttgaaaataatgttgGTCAGGAGGAGAATGATGACACTGCTATAGTACATGTCAGATCTGTTAGGGGACTATGTACCATGCCCGACATAGCCAAGATGCGAAGTGAAGGTGTTAAGGTACTGATCAAGTTCAATGAATATGGACAAGTGATTGGTACAATGAGATCAAAATTGGGATCAATGATCGGATCAACTATCAAGAG GCTACATTTGACATAG